Below is a window of Streptomyces spongiicola DNA.
CGCGGAGGGCCCCGGGGGGGGCCGGGTCGCTAAGGACGCCGTGCCGACGTCACCCGGTAGACGTCGTAGACGCCCTCGACTCCGCGGACCGCCTTCAGGACGTGTCCCAGATGCTTGGGGTCGCCCATCTCGAAGGTGAAGCGCGAGGTGGCCACCCGGTCACGGGATGTCTGGACGGCCGCCGAGAGGATGTTGACGTGCTGGTCGGACAGGACGCGGGTGACGTCCGACAGCAGCCTGGAGCGGTCCAGCGCCTCGACCTGGATGGCGACGAGGAACACCGAGGACTGCGTGGGCGCCCATTCGACGTCGAGCATGCGTTCGGGTTGTTGCGACAGCGAGTCCACGTTGACGCAGTCCGCCCGGTGCACCGACACACCGCTGCCGCGGGTGACGAACCCGATGATCGGGTCTCCGGGCACGGGCGTGCAGCAGCGGGCGAGCTTCACCCAGACGTCGTCGACGCCCTTGACGACCACACCCGGATCGGCGTTGGCGCGGCGCTTGCGGCCGCGGCTGCGGGACGGCGGCGCGGACTCGGCGATGTCCTCGCTGGCCGCCTCCTCGCCGCCGAGCGCCTGGACGAGCTTCTGCACGACGCCCTGTGCGGCGACGTGCCCCTCGCCGATCGCCGCGTACAGCGACGAGATGTCGGGGTAGCGCATCTCGTGCGCGAGGGTGACCAGCGAGTCACCGGTGAGGATGCGCTGGATCGGCAGGTTCTGCTTGCGCATCGCCCGCACGATGGCGTCCTTGCCCTGCTCGATCGCCTCGTCGCGGCGTTCCTTGGAGAACCAGGCACGGATCTTGTTCCTGGCACGGGGGGACTTGACGAAGCCCAGCCAGTCGCGCGAGGGGCCCGCGCCGGTCGCCTTGGACGTGAAGACCTCGACCAGGTCGCCGTTGTCCAGTGTCGACTCGAGCGGTACCAGGCGGCCGTTGACCCGCGCGCCTATCGTGCGGTGGCCGACCTCGGTGTGGACGGCGTACGCGAAGTCGACGGGTGTGGCGCCCGCGGGGAGCGCTATCACGTCGCCCTTCGGCGTGAACACGAAGACCTCGTTGCGGGAGAGGTCGAAGCGCAGGGACTCCAGGAACTCGCCCGGGTCCTCGGTCTCCTTCTGCCAGTCCAGCAGCTGCCGCAGCCACGCCATGTCGTTGACGGCGTCCTTGTCCTTGCCCGAGCCCCTGGGGACATCGGTGCGGATCTTGGACGCGCCGGCGACCGCCTCCTGCTTGTACTTCCAGTGGGCGGCGATGCCGTACTCGGCGCGGCGGTGCATGTCGAACGTGCGGATCTGGAGTTCGACCGGCTTGCCGCTGGGCCCGATGACCGTCGTGTGCAGCGACTGGTACATGTTGAACTTCGGCATCGCGATGTAGTCCTTGAACCGCCCCGGAACGGGGTTCCAGCGGGCGTGGACCGTGCCGAGCGCCGCGTAGCAGTCGCGGACGGTGTCGACGAGGACGCGGATGCCCACCAGGTCGTAGATCTCCGCGAAGTCCCGGCCGCGGACGATCATCTTCTGGTAGACGCTGTAGTAGTGCTTCGGCCGGCCGGTGACGGTGGCCTTGATGCGGGCGGCGCGCAGGTCGGACTGCACCTCGTCCGTCACTATCGCCAGGTACTCGTCGCGCTTGGGGGCGCGCTCGGCGACGAGGCGGACGATCTCGTCGTACATCTTCGGGTAGAGGATCGCGAAGGCGAGGTCCTCGAGCTCCCACTTGATGGTGTTCATGCCCAGCCGATGGGCCAGCGGGGCGTAGATCTCCAGGGTCTCGCGGGCCTTCTTCTCCTGCTTCTCGCGCTTGAGGTAGCGCATCGTGCGCATGTTGTGCAGGCGGTCGGCGAGCTTGATGACCAGGACGCGCGGGTCCTTGGCCATGGCGACGACCATCTTGCGCACGGTCTCGGCCTGGGCCGCCTCGCCGAACTTGACCTTGTCCAGCTTGGTGACGCCGTCGACCAGCAGGGCGACCTGGTCTCCGAAGTCCCGGCGCAGGGTGTCCAGCCCGTACTCGGTGTCCTCCACGGTGTCGTGCAGCAGCCCGGCCATCAGCGTGGCGGGGTCCATGCCGAGTTCGGCGAGGATCGTGGTGACGGCGAGCGGGTGCGTGATGTACGGGTCGCCGCTCTTGCGCTTCTGGCCGCGGTGCCAGCGCTCGGCGACCTGGTAGGCGCGCTCGATCTGGCGCAGGGTCGCGGTCTCGGTCTTCGGGTCGTTGCCGCGGACGATCCGGAGCAGCGGTTCGAGGACCGGGTTGTAAGGGCTGGAGCGCTGGACGCCGAGCCGGGCCAGCCGGGCGCGGACGCGGTTGGAGGAGCCACCGGAGCGCGCGGGCGCGGAGGCGGGTGGCGCGGGCTTGGGGGCCGTGACGGGCACGGGGGCCGGGCCGCGCGCACTTCCCCGTGCGCCCGCGGGGCGCTCCACGGGCGCCTTCTCGGACGCGGCGGCGGCCGTCACAGCCTTGTCGGCCTGCTGGCCGGGCTGCGCGGTGGCGGGACGGGCCTCGTCTGGCAAGTGCGCTCCTCGTGCGGATCCGGGTCCCCCGGTCAGGCCCGGAAAGGCCATGGTATCGACCCCCGGCGTTCGCCTCCCCCCGGGACGGGGACTGTCCGCAACGCGGAACGGGCACCCGGTGTTCCCGGATGCCCGTTCCCGTGCCCGCTGCCGTGCCCGCCGCAGCGCCGGTGCGGCCGCGGCGAGGCGCCGGCGAGATGGTCAGACCGTGAGCAGCGCCTCCAGCGGGGCGCCGTCCAACGCGGGCCCCAGACGGGCCCGCCCGCCGAGGAACCCCAGCTCCATGAGGATCGCGACACCCGCGACCTCGGCGCCGGCGCGGCGGATCAGACCCAGCGACGCCTCGGCGGTGCCGCCGGTGGCGAGGACGTCGTCGATCACCATGACCCGGTCGTCGCGGCCGAGGTCCTCGGCGTGGATCTCGACCTCGGCCGTGCCGTACTCCAGCTCGTACGCCTGCGACAGCGTCGCTCCGGGGAGCTTGCCCGCCTTGCGCACGGGGATGAAGCCGAGGCCGGCGCGGACCGCGACCGGGGCGGCGAGGATGAAGCCCCGTGCCTCCAGGCCGACGACCTTCGTCGCACCGTGCTCCGCGCACAGGCCCGCGAGAGCGCCGGTGAGCGCCGTGAAGGCCGCCGGGTCCGCGAGCAGCGGGGTGATGTCCTTGAACATCACGCCCGGCTTCGGGTAGTCGGAGACGTCCCGGATGCGGCTGAGGAGGAGCTGCCGGACGTCCGCGGTCATCGGCGCCTGCCCGAGGAGGGCCGGCCTCGGCCGCGGCCGCGCTGGCCGACGACCGCCCCGGCCGCCGTCGCCTCGCCCGGCGCGGCGTCCCGTGGCTCGCCGTGGTGCTCGAGGTCACCGTCCTCGGCGGAATCGCCCCTGGCGGCGGCCGCCTCGCGCTTGGCCAGGACCCGCTTCTTCAGCGCCCTGATCGCGGGCTCACGCTCCTTCAGGTCGGCGACCAGCGGAGTGGCGATGAAGATCGACGAGTAGGCGCCGGCGGCGAGGCCGACGAACAGCGAGAGCGAGATGTCGTTGAGCATGCCCGCGCCCAGGAAGCCGCCGCCGATGAACAGCAGGCCGGCGACCGGCAGGAGCGCCACGACCGTGGTGTTGATGGAGCGGACCAGGGTGCTGTTGATCGACCGGTTGGCGATCTCGCCGTACGTCCAGCGGGTCTGCTTGGTGATGTCCTTCGTGCCCTCCTTGAGGCTGTCGAAGACCACCACCGTGTCGTACAGCGAGTAGCCGAGGATCGTGAGCAGGCCGATCACCGTGCCCGGCGTGACCTCGAAGCCGACGAGCGCGTAGACGCCGACCGTGATCGTGATGTCGTGGATCAGCGCCACGAGGGCGGCCACCGCCATGCGCCACTCGAAGGCGATGGCGAGATAGATCACCACGAGGATCATGAACACGCCGAGACCGGTCCAGGCCTTGTTGGCGATCTGCGCGCCCCAGCTCGGGCCGACCAGCTCGGCGTTGATCTTGCCCGCCGGGATGTCCATGTCCTCGGCGAGCTGCCTGCCCACCTGGTTGGCCTCCGCGGTGTCCAGCTCGCTGACCTGGATGCGCAGGGTGTCGTTGCCGAGCTTCTGGACGATCGCCGGGTGGCCGGTGGCCTCCTGGGCGTACTCCTGGGCCTGCGAGACGGACACGCTCGTCTTCGGGGTGGTGAAGACGGCACCGCCCTTGAACTCGATGCCCATGTTGAGACCCCGCACCGCCAGGCCGACGATGGCCGTGATGGTGATCAGGATCGAGATTCCGTACCAGAGCTTCCGCTTGCCGACGAAGTCGTAGCCGACCTCACCGCGGTAGAGCCTGGCGCCAAGGTTGCCGAGACGCGACATCTCACGCCTCCTTCGGGTCGACGGGGGCGGAGACACGGCGCGAGCGGCGCAGCGGCGGCTTGGCGCCGAGGCGCTTCGGGTCCAGCCCGGACCAGGGGTGTCCGCTCGCGAAGAACTTCGTGCGGGCGAGGATGGTCATCAGCGGCTTGGTGAAGAAGAACACCACGACGACGTCGAGCAGGGTGGTCAGACCGAGCGTGAACGCGAAGCCCTGGACCTTGCCCACGGTCACGACGAACAGCACCGCGGCGGCCAGGAACGACACGAAGTCGGAGACCAGGATCGTGCGGCGGGCGCGCGGCCAGGCGCGCTCCACGGCGGGGCGCAGGGTGCGGCCCTCCCGGATCTCGTCCCGGATGCGCTCGAAGTACACGATGAACGAGTCGGCCGTGATGCCGATGGCGACGATGGCGCCGCAGACGGCCGGCAGGTTCAGCGCGAAGCCGATGGCCGGGCCCAGCAGGGACATCAGCGAGTACGTCAGGACTCCCGACACCAGCAGGCTGAGCAGGGCGACGACGGACAGTCCGCGGTAGTAGACCACCAGGTAGATCACGACGAGCGCGAGGCCGATGGCGCCCGCGATGAGACCGGCCTTGAGCTGCTCGCCGCCCAGCGCGGGCGTGACGGTCGTGACGGTCTCGACGTTGAAGCTCAGCGGCAGCGCACCGTAGGACAGGATGTTGCCGAGGTCCTGCGCCGACTGCTGGTCGAAGTTGCCGGAGATCTCGGCGTTGGCGCTGAGGGTCTGGTTGACCTGCGGAGCGGACACCACCTCGCCGTCCAGCACGATCGCGAACTGGTTCAGCGGCGACGGCTGCTGCGACAGCTTGCCGGTGATCTTCGCGAACTTCTTCGCGCCGGCGCTGGTGAAGTCCATCTGCACGATCCAGATGCCGCGCTGCGGATCCAGCACGCCCTTGGCGTCGTCGACGTCCCTGCCGTCGACCTCGGCCGGGCCGAGCAGGTACTTCTCCCACCCGCCGATGCTGTTCTTGCCGCAGGCGACGGTGGGCTGCTCGGGCTGGGCGTCCTTGCCGGCGTTGGCACGTGCCTTCGGGTCGAGGCAGTTCAGCGCGGCGAACTGCCGCTCCAGCGCGGAGTCGGTCGCGGCACCGCTCGGCGTGGGCACCGGGGCCGGGCTCTGGGTGCTCTCCGGCTGCCCGGAGGCGGCACCGCTCGGTGTGGGAGAGGGCGCCTTCAGCGCGTCCGTGACGGCCCGGCCCTGCGTGGTCGGGCTGGCGCTCGGCGCCGTGGCCTTCTCCCCGCCGTCGGCGGCCTGCTCGCCGGGCTCGCCGGAGGGCGAGGCGCCGGGGCTTCCGGAGGGCGAGGCGCTCGGGCTTCCGGAGGGCTCGGGCGTCGCCGGACCGGCGGGCAGCACGTTGAGCACGGGGCGGAAGTACAGCCGGGCGGTCGTACCCACCTGCTTCTGGGCCTGCTCCGAGTTCGTCCCCTTGGGGATGTTGACGATGATGTTCTCTCGGCCCTGGGTCTGGACCTCGGCCTCGGAGACACCCAGACCGTTGACCCGGCGCTCGATGATGCCGACCGCCGTGTTCATGTTGGTCTCGTTGACCGCGCCCTCCTTGCCGGGCTCCGCCTCGGCCTTGAGGGTGATCGTCGTGCCGCCCGCGAGGTCGATACCGAGTCGCGGCGTGGTCTCCCCCGACCAGAACATCCCGCCGACGAGCGCGGCCATGACGACCAGCATCAGCGCGAGGGTACGCCCCGGCCTCCCCTGGCCCCCCGGCGCCTTCCGGCCCTTCTTCGGTGCTGCCACCTTGTCGTTTCTCCCTGTCCAACCGCCCCGCGCCGGGTGTGCGACGGGTCGGCCACGATGTGTTGTGGGGACCTGCCCCCGCGGAAGAAGTGGGCACACGCCGGGGACCGCGCGCGCCGCCGGGCGCGCCGCGGTCCCCGGTCGCGGCTACTTCGCGTCGGTGTCGCCGCCGCTCTTGTCGTCGCTCTTGGCGCCCTCGGCCCCCGGCGTCGGCTCGGCGTCGTCCGCCGCGTCCTTCTTGCCGAGGTCGATCCCGGCATCGCCAGCGGGGTCGGCGGCGGCACCCGGCCCCGTCAGCGAGGAGGCGTCGTCCGGCACGATCGGCGTGTCGCCCTTGAGGTCGCCGTCCTCGTCGCCGTGGACGATCCGGTTGTACTCGGCGTCCTCCAGGACGGCCCCGATGGCGTTCTTGGCGAACACGAGGTGGACGCCGGGCGCGGCCTCGAGGAGCACCGTGTCGTCGTTGACCTCCTTGACGGTGGCGTAGAGGCCGCCGATCGTCCGGACGCCGGTACCGGGCTGCATCTGGTTCCTCATGTTCGCCGCCGCCTGCTGCTTCTTCTTGGCGGAGCGGGTCATCAGGAACATGGCCCCGATGAGGACGATGAACGGGAGGAGGGTCACGATATCCACGGGACGGAATTCCTTCGCACGACCGCGGTGAGGAGCGGCCTGGTCTACGGGGGTGGGTACGCCGACCATCACGGGCGGCATCGGCGGAGTCTAAGCGAGTCCACGTCGATGGAACAACGCCCAGCATCGCACCCCGGTTCCCGCCCGGGCGACCCTCCGCGCCGTCACGTCCCGAACAGACCCGGTTGTCCAGCGCCGCCGGAACCCTGCCGGGGCGGCACCAGGCCGAGATGCGCCCATGCCGCCGGAGTGGCCACCCGGCCGCGCGGGGTACGCGCCAGCAGACCCTCCCGGACGAGGAAGGGCTCGGCGACCTCCTCGACGGTCTCCCGCTCCTCCCCGACGGCCACGGCCAGGGTCGACAGGCCGACCGGGCCGCCGGCGAAGAGCTTGAGGAGGGCCTGGAGCACGGCGCGGTCGAGCCGGTCGAGGCCGCGGCCGTCCACCTCGTACACGCCGAGAGCCGCCACCGCGATCTCCCGGGTGATCCGGCCGTCCGCCTTGACCTGCGCGTAGTCCCGGACGCGGCGCAGCAGCCGGTTGGCGATACGGGGCGTGCCGCGGGAGCGGCCCGCGATCTCCGCGGCACCGTCCGTGTCGATCGCCACGTCGAGAAGCTGGGCGGAGCGGTGGATGACGCGTTCCAGCTCGGACGGCTCGTAGAACTCCATGTGCCCTGTGAAGCCGAAGCGGTCGCGCAGCGGGGGAGGCAGCAGCCCGGCCCGGGTGGTGGCACCGACCAGGGTGAACGGGGGCAGCTCCAGCGGGATCGCGGTGGCGCCGGGCCCCTTGCCGACGATCACGTCGACGCGGAAGTCCTCCATCGCCATGTAGAGCATCTCCTCGGCGGGCCGCGACATCCGGTGGATCTCGTCGAGGAACAGCACCTCGCCCTCCTGGAGGGAGGACAGGATGGCGGCGAGGTCCCCCGCATGCTGGATGGCCGGGCCGCTGGTGATCCTGATCGGGGCGCCCATCTCGGCCGCGATGATCATGGAGAGGGTGGTCTTGCCGAGCCCGGG
It encodes the following:
- the yajC gene encoding preprotein translocase subunit YajC; translation: MDIVTLLPFIVLIGAMFLMTRSAKKKQQAAANMRNQMQPGTGVRTIGGLYATVKEVNDDTVLLEAAPGVHLVFAKNAIGAVLEDAEYNRIVHGDEDGDLKGDTPIVPDDASSLTGPGAAADPAGDAGIDLGKKDAADDAEPTPGAEGAKSDDKSGGDTDAK
- a CDS encoding adenine phosphoribosyltransferase, with the translated sequence MTADVRQLLLSRIRDVSDYPKPGVMFKDITPLLADPAAFTALTGALAGLCAEHGATKVVGLEARGFILAAPVAVRAGLGFIPVRKAGKLPGATLSQAYELEYGTAEVEIHAEDLGRDDRVMVIDDVLATGGTAEASLGLIRRAGAEVAGVAILMELGFLGGRARLGPALDGAPLEALLTV
- the ruvB gene encoding Holliday junction branch migration DNA helicase RuvB — its product is MNRDNTAPTTDDADGRLVAASADGEDQAVEAALRPKSLDEFVGQERVREQLDLVLKAALARGATADHVLLSGSPGLGKTTLSMIIAAEMGAPIRITSGPAIQHAGDLAAILSSLQEGEVLFLDEIHRMSRPAEEMLYMAMEDFRVDVIVGKGPGATAIPLELPPFTLVGATTRAGLLPPPLRDRFGFTGHMEFYEPSELERVIHRSAQLLDVAIDTDGAAEIAGRSRGTPRIANRLLRRVRDYAQVKADGRITREIAVAALGVYEVDGRGLDRLDRAVLQALLKLFAGGPVGLSTLAVAVGEERETVEEVAEPFLVREGLLARTPRGRVATPAAWAHLGLVPPRQGSGGAGQPGLFGT
- a CDS encoding RelA/SpoT family protein; this translates as MPDEARPATAQPGQQADKAVTAAAASEKAPVERPAGARGSARGPAPVPVTAPKPAPPASAPARSGGSSNRVRARLARLGVQRSSPYNPVLEPLLRIVRGNDPKTETATLRQIERAYQVAERWHRGQKRKSGDPYITHPLAVTTILAELGMDPATLMAGLLHDTVEDTEYGLDTLRRDFGDQVALLVDGVTKLDKVKFGEAAQAETVRKMVVAMAKDPRVLVIKLADRLHNMRTMRYLKREKQEKKARETLEIYAPLAHRLGMNTIKWELEDLAFAILYPKMYDEIVRLVAERAPKRDEYLAIVTDEVQSDLRAARIKATVTGRPKHYYSVYQKMIVRGRDFAEIYDLVGIRVLVDTVRDCYAALGTVHARWNPVPGRFKDYIAMPKFNMYQSLHTTVIGPSGKPVELQIRTFDMHRRAEYGIAAHWKYKQEAVAGASKIRTDVPRGSGKDKDAVNDMAWLRQLLDWQKETEDPGEFLESLRFDLSRNEVFVFTPKGDVIALPAGATPVDFAYAVHTEVGHRTIGARVNGRLVPLESTLDNGDLVEVFTSKATGAGPSRDWLGFVKSPRARNKIRAWFSKERRDEAIEQGKDAIVRAMRKQNLPIQRILTGDSLVTLAHEMRYPDISSLYAAIGEGHVAAQGVVQKLVQALGGEEAASEDIAESAPPSRSRGRKRRANADPGVVVKGVDDVWVKLARCCTPVPGDPIIGFVTRGSGVSVHRADCVNVDSLSQQPERMLDVEWAPTQSSVFLVAIQVEALDRSRLLSDVTRVLSDQHVNILSAAVQTSRDRVATSRFTFEMGDPKHLGHVLKAVRGVEGVYDVYRVTSARRP
- the secD gene encoding protein translocase subunit SecD, coding for MAAPKKGRKAPGGQGRPGRTLALMLVVMAALVGGMFWSGETTPRLGIDLAGGTTITLKAEAEPGKEGAVNETNMNTAVGIIERRVNGLGVSEAEVQTQGRENIIVNIPKGTNSEQAQKQVGTTARLYFRPVLNVLPAGPATPEPSGSPSASPSGSPGASPSGEPGEQAADGGEKATAPSASPTTQGRAVTDALKAPSPTPSGAASGQPESTQSPAPVPTPSGAATDSALERQFAALNCLDPKARANAGKDAQPEQPTVACGKNSIGGWEKYLLGPAEVDGRDVDDAKGVLDPQRGIWIVQMDFTSAGAKKFAKITGKLSQQPSPLNQFAIVLDGEVVSAPQVNQTLSANAEISGNFDQQSAQDLGNILSYGALPLSFNVETVTTVTPALGGEQLKAGLIAGAIGLALVVIYLVVYYRGLSVVALLSLLVSGVLTYSLMSLLGPAIGFALNLPAVCGAIVAIGITADSFIVYFERIRDEIREGRTLRPAVERAWPRARRTILVSDFVSFLAAAVLFVVTVGKVQGFAFTLGLTTLLDVVVVFFFTKPLMTILARTKFFASGHPWSGLDPKRLGAKPPLRRSRRVSAPVDPKEA
- the secF gene encoding protein translocase subunit SecF produces the protein MSRLGNLGARLYRGEVGYDFVGKRKLWYGISILITITAIVGLAVRGLNMGIEFKGGAVFTTPKTSVSVSQAQEYAQEATGHPAIVQKLGNDTLRIQVSELDTAEANQVGRQLAEDMDIPAGKINAELVGPSWGAQIANKAWTGLGVFMILVVIYLAIAFEWRMAVAALVALIHDITITVGVYALVGFEVTPGTVIGLLTILGYSLYDTVVVFDSLKEGTKDITKQTRWTYGEIANRSINSTLVRSINTTVVALLPVAGLLFIGGGFLGAGMLNDISLSLFVGLAAGAYSSIFIATPLVADLKEREPAIRALKKRVLAKREAAAARGDSAEDGDLEHHGEPRDAAPGEATAAGAVVGQRGRGRGRPSSGRRR